aggcccgaaggtctcttctcgcttgagcacaaccacaaccaccatgaaactcccactaggggggccaaccacaaataaccgagctgtcctcacatacaacaggagttcacccgaagtatgtgagtccaggggctttcccggttcccatggtaccagtatacccctggtaaggtttcgtgaccaatttatcacttcagatgagtccccgtgcagactcgggtctgatcgccctaattaggtctttggagcattcgcctactgaatcacggccggcaagccaaagtaattacagcgtatcccggtgccaccacatggaggttctcctcgaccacttggttttggtttggccgatagggttgccgccccatcttcctcgccgccacctctgagcaccagttgcgctgacaggtggaactgctccaaatgtcggcaatgattgtggaagtggaggatgggcaaattcttcagttgaaatctgctcgaagtattctcgccatctatccgttgcggctcgacggttggtaagcaaagtaccgttcttgtcattaacacaacagaagtgttcgatatcctgtgtgcgttcatcacggcttttagcaagtcgatacagatctctctcgccatcctgagtgtgcagtttatcgtaaagatttctgAAATgcttcgctcgggtgacagcgaccgctttctttgcttcccggttggcattcttataaatgtgccaattagcaggcgttttatcgtcgagaaatttgtggtagaggcgtttcttttcacgggccttcatttcaacatcatcattccaaagccaagtatctcggttgatgtaccgcttacccggcttgatgaccccgagggttgcagaggccgctttgtggatcgtgtctttcatttggttccatgatttttccacattcgtaatggttggcaattgtatgagtgagatcgtttcttccttcttctcaccaaatcgccaccatttaatgcgcggcgggccagtgcattccttacgctcttttatcggtggcttaattcgcaggacggcaatcaacggccgatgttgaggtgcgatgatctcatagggaatgacttggcaatcagtgacagtggtaaaatgttggcgtcttatgagaatatagtcgatttgcgttttattgtttccactataaaatgtgggaagatgagacaatcctttgatgaaccatgtattcatgagtacagggtcatgggtgtccgcaaaatcgattatacgctcgccagccTCATTGCCCGCTCCAATCCCCTTccgcccatggcacctgttaccgtctgtcttttcacccacatgaccattaaggtcgccggcaatgatgatatagtcgtcatcaggcacgtgacaagtcttttcatcgagaaggcatctttctcggcatcaggtcgacctgtctgtggtgcatacgcggtgaagaagtgaatagtgcgatcagctgatataatggtgagcttcatcagccgatcatcaaatcgttcgacttctttaatggcatcacggaaaccctctgagatggcaatgccaacaccatattgagtgtgtgggttaccaaaatagagaagtttgtagccatttttaccgcgttcgcgttcaatgtcgcagcttttggcaccagaccatcgggtttcttgcagagcgcagatgtcaatgcaccttttccgaagggctcttgcgagttccttcgtctttccagttagggtaccaacatttagcgtgcagacacgtatttgttttgttcgttgtgtgcggactaacttgcttacgtcctgacgccgtccatgcgtcaagaatccttgcccatttctcgacagaaccggggcccgtcctgtcgcgtcgactgaggtggacgccttagcatttctccgaggcttgtgactcaatacGATCATCATGTtcgtaacgacattctatgcattttcttggtcgacctgtcgcggggcctgtcaccaagagagatcaggtaggatttagcatagtagaataactccaactatactctatttatctctttccctgatctcagcattttattttttaggatTTCATGTTACCTGATTTTAGCATCCTTCAGCTTTTCAGCGTTAACTTCTTGTTGTAACCATTTCGCAATATTGTAGGCGGAGGAGTTAGTGTCCGCGATAATTTTAGTAGCAGGGGTTGTACGAAATTATGCCCCTAAAACCACCGAgttcatttattcattcatgGAAGGGACTTCACTAGAAATTTACCGACGATCAATGATTGTGTTGAAGTTTCTTTTATACCTTTTAAATTGCATTTTATCATCAATATTCAATTACATTACGAAAGAACATTCTGCCTCCTTAACTGGGGTTACGgataatttccaaatttcataCTACTTTTACCAAAgttagaaaaaatcaaaatttcgaTTGACAGCCCTAATCATGGCTTATCATGTATTTttgattgtttgtttgtttctgttACACACATTTCGGGAATATTCACATACAATACCCAGAGGTGGGGTAACATATGTATCTTGAAATTACAGGATTATAACGTATGAACTCTTGGTGATTCAGACTGTGGCGTACTAAGTGGCAAAAGTAGATGACTCTTTGAAAGATGTCTGATTTCTGCGTGAACAGAGAATAGAGAcaaagttaacattttttcccGCATCcgagcttgttttttttttcattgtaaaaATAATTTAGACCATACATAATTGTAACTAATTCAATGCTTAAAGTACTTTTTCACTAGTAAGAAACTTATAAAAGTGgtaatgtttaaaactacgcTAATAACTCATTTAATTTCAAGACAATTGTTTTCAGCTAATAAAAAATatgtggaaatatacaacaTGCATATTGGCTAATTCTTCTGTTACAATAACTTTCATTTGTTGGACTCTATAGTTGAGATGATATTGTAAATATTCACTAATAGTTATCATCGTCATAGCCGTAATATTCGTCGTCCTCGCCATTGTTGAGCATGTCCTTGAGAGATGAATACTCAGGTTCTGGTTCTGGCTCTGGTTCAGCGTCTTCATCTTCGTCGACTTCATCTGAAACGAGGGAAATAGATTGTGTTTATAATTTGTATTCGAAGCTTCAGCTTCTTATCATTCGGTTAGCAAAAataagaactccagacaccggTTTGGCGCCGAGTTCTACCAATTTAATATCCTGAAACGTTACCTGGCgccctggcctacaccatcgccccATCTGGGGCAGCGACTACCATGttctctttttctatcataaatattgccctcatGAACCTTCCGGGCTGTATTACCCTCACCTATTCGgattattgagccggattttattcacaaccagatggtcgtggtatcactcatagatttcgtcgttatataggtttAGGagttttaatgcgtgggctgaAGAATGGCAGAGCCGAGAAAAGAAACCAGGAGAGCGCACATATATTATTCGAAGCCCTTattcgtctgaatcttgtacttGCAACCACTATATGCATCAATATTTTCCGAAGAAAGAAAATGGGATCGGTAATAGATGTTAAATTTGTTAGCAACATTTTAGGCAAGGATTTTTAGTGGTATATTAGTGAAGACTATACTCACTGGGACCACCACGTCATAATTTTTAAACCTTACAAAAAATGTACAGGGAAGTACAGACGCTAAATCTCACCACTGACGTGGCCTATTCCAAAGACAGAAAGATGCGTCACAGACTGGAAATTCGTCAGCTCAGAATGGAACAGTGTCCGAATTCGGAGGAATAATCGATGGCTCTGCTCGAGGGGAAAATAATAGAATTATCTGAattaaaaaaagacaaacataaTGTGCACCAAACCATTAAACACATGGTCACACTCCATTGAGTTCTGCATAACAGTGCCAAGGACGAAATAAAGTGACGCCTTTTTAAAACCCAAAGActggtaaacttgaaaagagggcAGAGAGGAAACGATCAATTCTTTTGGACACTCGAAAGGACACTAAAAGGCAAAGAGGTTTCTCATCGGGAAAGgggaaatcaaacaaaataacCAAAGTTGGGCGCCGGCTTCAATGAACTCAAAGGAGATAAAGCCCGAAGAAGGAACtgaggaagcatggaccaaaatccatcatcatcatgaccggcgcaacaacaggtattctgtctaggtctgtcttagtaaggagctccagacatccccgttttgcgccgaaatcCACCAGTCGACAAAGGATGGTGCAAAGAAAAAAGCGACACACAAAAGAAGATTGCGGCCCGACTTAATCATCACCTCTAAAAAAGTTGTATTACATACGTAGATATTCTCAAGAAGGTTAAGTCTGATCCGGAACTGATAAATCCTGGAGAAAGCATCAACCGAATCAAATGTTCCTAAAAAGAAGAGTTGATGATGAAGTCGAAGAAGCCTCCTGGCAAGACGGCTGAAAATTGCCTTGGCGAGAAGGGAGTACATGCCAAAAAGTAGAAGATTGCCATACAATGGGAAGTCATTGATGAAGTCACGCCCCAGGAAGAAAAACAATTCGGACCACTCGGATTGCAAAAGTGCCCAATCAGAAGACTCAGAAAGGTGTAAAAAAGTACGCAAAGGGTCGCTACAACTTACCGACTGTCGCAGAGTTCAAACTTGGTTAGAGAGCAGGTGTTCTCCAAGCGCTGTTTTAAATGTTTTCAGTTTGGCCACATGATGACGATATGCACCGCTGATTATGAAAGGTCAAAGAAGGTGGAGGAAAAGATCATATATTCAAAGAGAATAAGGCTGACCCTGCCCGTCGgaagcagcagcagatgcccaataTTTAGGAGAATCCTGGATGCAATGAAGAAATgtaattgatacaaatcaatctcaaccattgcgagccGGCGCAGGACCTACTCTCACAGATCATCTATAAAAAGAGAACCGAAGTGGCTAGTGGGGCcacagatgtaactggcaaggcagCAAAGAGCGTATGGAAATCAAGTCATCCAAGAAGTGTCAAGCCATCCCGGAAGTTGGTTttatcagggcaaaaatagctggtattatACATACacttgctatgctccaccaagcgtgaTGACGGCACAATACGAAGAAATGGTAGCCATGCTAGTTTTGGACGCAAGAATTCAAAGCGGGTGAACTGAACATGTGGGCTATGGATGGGGGCAGTGGAACGACGAACGTTAGGGGCCGTATTTTTTCGAAGCTTTCGAAGAGCTAGGCTTAGTGCTTGCAAAGACCGGAACTATATCCAGTTTTCGAGGGACAGGTTCAGGCATAATACATAGTCAATTTGATACACTTGCATGAGATTATCAAATTAGCCAGAAGAATTGCCTGGTTTGTCATTGACCACTAGaatcatagcgaccaccagggaACTTTCCTCCAGATCACAAATGAACCACCGGTGATGTACCTTCCCACGGTGCTAGAAATCAGGGCTGCTCCGTGAAAGCTTTTGAAGGGGATGTATTCAAAAAAGATCCAATTGAAAGCCCATGATACCCTGGTGCGGCTTTAGAAAAGATACCACAGAAAATGAGaagcataacgagagcatgcgatgcTGCCATGCCAAGAATACTCGCCAATAGGCCGTTTGCTTTCAAACAAGGAGGAtatgccaacgatctagaggaagaccagacttcCACGACAAATGGGAAGTATACGTGCACCATCGAGGAAGGCTTAAGCAGGCTTTACACACCAGCAAGTGGTTTAAGTAACTTTGCGCGGAGGTAGACCAAAACTCCTGGGAAACAGGGTTATGATAAAAATGAGGGGGCAGacccacaactgacctgcccgcaaCTTCTTCTTGATATAGTGATAGCGATGTTCCAGCGCATAAATGGGAGAGCAAAAATCATTAGACATCTTTACAATGGATTTGCCACAGAATCGGTAATAATGAAGCTTCCAATTTAAATggtgttcccaatagagcccttaacacCAGACCCGACTAATGTATCAGAGTATTTGATACATGCATGTTAGAAGGAGCTTTCCCAATCGCGACATCTATTACCATACCGTCTGATTTGCTTTATAGACACGGTACGAAAGATCttagaaagggtcatctacaatagacctTCCCCTATCATAGAATATAGGGAGCGACAGTTTGGTTTTCTTCAAGCTCATTCAACTGTCGATCTTAGACGTAGTTTTCAAGATGACTCGATACGTCAGTCAGCTGGGAATATATAAAAAGCTCATGGATCAAAACGGGTGTCTCTAGTTACTTGATTAAGCTACTCGAAATTTACCTTACGGTAAGAatactttggtacgatacggatgagggagCTAAGCAATAAAACGTCacggcaggagtaccacagtgttgggtcctcttaTCCGGAACGTGATGTCACGTGCCAAAGGGGGCCACAATAATCGATTTAAAGGATGATGCGTTGCGGAACAATCGGAAAACGTTAAAGAGTATACTAACGAAACGATTCGCACCATAAAAGCATGGCTGGATATGGTTCAGCTCGACCTGAACAAAAGGTGGAGGAGATCTTGATTACCAACAGTAGGAAAagaaatacgattaatatttgcGTTGGTGGCCACACCATCACTTCAAAATCGATTATCACATACCTGgggagtgatgattgacgcGAAGATCAATTTCGAGAGACACCTGGACGATATCTGTGAAACAACGGCAAGTATTAGCGTATTGTTAGAAtgaatgatgcctaacattggaggcccaagatacaatTGCAAACTACTTGTGGTCGGAGTGGTTCGCTTTAAATTATTATACACAGCACCGGTCTGGGAGAAAGCACTTGAGTGTGCCAATCAGGACAAGGTAAAGACGACTTACTGCTTAGTGACGCAAAGGTTGTGCGGTGCTTTCAGGACAATGTTGGATGAAGCAACGAGTGTTAGTGCGGGGAATGATTCCGATGGATATTTTAGCAAGTAAGGAACGCTATCTGTACGAAAAAAGGAGAGtgaatctacctgaaaaggatacagaatactgAAAGACGGCAAGGCGGGAGTCATGGAAAAAgtagcaacaacggtgggatgtCTCGCAGAGGGATCGCTCGATCCACACGGTGATTTATCGAATTCAGGAATGGATTCAACGACGACACGGCATGATTAACTATCACCTGATCCTATTCCTGGGAATTCAGATTGGATGATTCTGGATGATTCCGGAAGACTCACTCACTCAGCTAAGCCCTCAGAACATCATAGGGACTTCCTCTCTCTTCCTAAGGTCGATCCAATGTACAACCCCTGGCAACATCCCAAAAAACGACTTAGGGCCATTGTAAGATGAGCCAATGTCAACTGTTTTCTTTTGTCTTCATACAGAACTCGCTTTTTGTTTCAAGTGAGAATTCGGCATTATTCACAAAGGCTCAATTTTTGCAGCTAAGGTTCGCATGTTTCTTACCAACTTACTTTGCATTCCGTTCGGTTTGTACGGAATTGTTTTGGCCAATGCAGCAAGCACGGTCGCGCTTAGGAAGAGAAAGGGAGTCTTGTCGGAAATTGGAACAACATCCCCAAGATAAAATTTTATCGTCAGAGTCTACTCTTCCCAATTCAATCGTGTAAACCATCAAAAAGCATCTGATCGAAACAGCGTTCACACAGTTCACGTCTCCTTTTAAAGGACAGCGCTACACGTACGCATTCTTTTGTAGGACCAAGACAATTTTCCGCTTATTTTTGGATTTGTGCTACTCGCAATGCTATGAAGAGAAAACACATAGGCAAGCATTAACTGAAATTAGAAGGGATTGGGGTAAATTTGCTATGACGAGTGGAGCAATGGTCCAAAAGCCCCTCAGCTTCTGTCCACCCTCAGCCATGATTGAGAGCGATAACAACGAATAAAGATAACAGGAAATGGATAACCACTCATCACTCCCATAATCCACAAGCTACTTGTGGATTCGTTTCGAAAAACAAGactgattgcagccatcgaaCTATCCGAGGGGAACTGCGCTTCTTTTTGAACAAATCCATTCATTCTTTCACTCAATCTGGAATGAAGCCTTTACAGCTAGTTTTAAGTATTACCGAAGGTCTTCAGTTCATAACTAATATTAACTTACCATTTTCAACCACAGTTGATTGATCATTATTCACTTCTGGTTCACTAGCGACAGGAAGACCCATCTCAATGCGGGGTTTCTTGCTACGAGGTCCTGGTGTTGTGTATGGAATATTAACCCTgaacaaatatttaattttcaattgaattagTTTCAGCCTGTCATCAACAAATTGCAAATTTTAAAGACTTACTCCTCCGTCAAAGTCACTGTTAAAATGTTTGGTTTGATATCCTCAATAGGCAGTTTCACATCCACCGGAGTTTCAGCTTCACTAGTTGACTGAGTTATAGTACTCGGTTCCGTAAGTGTTTTCAAAATATCATAGTTAATTTTAGATGATATTTTCTTTTCCTGTAACATCTTTTCAATGGCTTCCCCTGCCGTGTTCGATGGACCGATTGTCCGTCGTTTTTTCGGTCGCCGTTTCTTCTCGGGCTTGCCTTCTTCTCTTTCCTTTGCTAATCGTTCTTCCttcaatttcatttcctttAGATATTCTTCATTTAGTTTCATCCAAAGGACATTCTTGTTCTTGGCTTCATTCTCGCTCATTATGTAGCCattgatttcatcatcatctaaGCCTTCTAGATCTAGTTCGCCATTGAGACCGTTGTCCTGATCCTGTTTTTCATTCACATCGACTGTCGGAGGCGTGCACATTGCTATAACATCTGGTTTTATACCCTGAATGCAGTTCATTCCCTGGTCGATTAGAGGCAGAGCTTCAGGGTCGTCTGCCAGATAATCCTTGAATGCTTCAACAGTGGATTGTCGAATGAATTGATCAGCTTCTTGCTCCTCGCTGAAAACATCATCCAATACACCGCCCAATTTACGTGCCACAGACtttttgagatctctctcgAGCTGGGCATCGATTTCCTTTTGCAATATCGTAAGCTCATATTCGCCAAGCTAAAAAGACAAGGTAGTCAAGGTTTGATGATCAAGTACATGTTCTGAATGAAAAAGCAGAAAATTCTAAAAGATATCAACGCAAAATTTATAAACAATCATAAATTCTCCTATACTTGCCTTTTGTAATCGTTCTCGATCTTTTTTACGAGCCATTTTGAAGGCTGGCGGATCTTGTTCTGCTTCTAGATCAACAGCCATAAACTCCTCAAGTGTTAATGCACTGCTGGGGGTATCGGCGAACTCACTAAGTCGTTTTCGAATTGTTGACTCATGAATCTTAACAATTTTTACTATATCTGCTACGGTGCGACTATATTCATGCATGCGGGCAGCGATGAGCAGGGCTGAAAATGgataaaaggaaaattaatgcAATTGGATCTAAGATTGGAGATTGGAAACATTACCGGCCCCGCATAATCCTGTAGGTCGTCGTCCAGAATGAAGAGAATCCTTTTTCATGCGTTGTGCTATCCGAAGGGCAGTCATCGATACTTCGTGCGTTTTACTACCGAACTGCAGTTTGTTGGCGAAGCGTATGATATAGAGACAAGGATCTGGAATGAAGGAAGAAAGGAGTTTATTGAATCTGTTATGAAAAATTTCTATCTTGAAAATTTGCACAGCCCCCTACAGGTGGACTAAGCTGGTAAGAAAATTGGGGAGATCAGAGAGGCTTACAGTATATAGGTTCTACGGGTCGGGTTCTTTGGAGCAAAGGGATCGGGGCTATTTTTCGCGCCCAACGGACTATCTGATCGGTATTGTCCCTGTAATATGCCTGCGACTATCTCTTCATCTCGCAAACATTATCCCCAGCTATGGCACCAAATCTGAACAATCAACATCAACTCAATTCAATCTAATTCATTGCAAGACCATGACAACTGTTGATTTTGCAAATAGTCGTTATGATTGCAATACAATGTGTGACTTCGTTTAGTGTAGCGCATTACATTCACTATATAATGGCAAAATGGTCATGGTCGTCATGATATGAGGAGTCACCAAAGTTGTTGTCGTCAGATCGCCATGTGGATTGAAAAACAAGTTtctatggaaaattctgaaatgttTTCTATACGAGACTCCCAACAGACTGTGAACTGACCACTGTAACTGAACGGCACAACCTTCTTAGGAGCGTAGAGACGTAGAGACCTTGGCAGCGGTATCTAGTTCAAAACTGCATGTCTAGAGTCGCAATCATGCAGACGCAATACAATTTGTATTTATCAGTTTTTTATGCTATTGAAAACTGAGCGAACTCCTTCGCTATCTCTCCAGATTAATAGAGCGGCTCGATCTGATGCTAGTCAGTAAGCAAACTGCT
The window above is part of the Hermetia illucens chromosome 3, iHerIll2.2.curated.20191125, whole genome shotgun sequence genome. Proteins encoded here:
- the LOC119653221 gene encoding transcription factor IIIB 90 kDa subunit; this translates as MSSGVRCKNCGSTEIEVDNARGDAVCTNCGTVLEDNLIVSEVQFEEVGHGSAAIGQFVSADSSGGATNYGKFQVGSGTESREVTIKKAKNGITMLCQQLQLTNHYMETALNFFKMALARHLTRGRRNTHIYAACVYITCRTEGTSHLLIDISDVLQICCYELGRTYLKLSNALCINIPSVDPCLYIIRFANKLQFGSKTHEVSMTALRIAQRMKKDSLHSGRRPTGLCGAALLIAARMHEYSRTVADIVKIVKIHESTIRKRLSEFADTPSSALTLEEFMAVDLEAEQDPPAFKMARKKDRERLQKLGEYELTILQKEIDAQLERDLKKSVARKLGGVLDDVFSEEQEADQFIRQSTVEAFKDYLADDPEALPLIDQGMNCIQGIKPDVIAMCTPPTVDVNEKQDQDNGLNGELDLEGLDDDEINGYIMSENEAKNKNVLWMKLNEEYLKEMKLKEERLAKEREEGKPEKKRRPKKRRTIGPSNTAGEAIEKMLQEKKISSKINYDILKTLTEPSTITQSTSEAETPVDVKLPIEDIKPNILTVTLTEEVNIPYTTPGPRSKKPRIEMGLPVASEPEVNNDQSTVVENDEVDEDEDAEPEPEPEPEYSSLKDMLNNGEDDEYYGYDDDNY